A window from Citrus sinensis cultivar Valencia sweet orange chromosome 5, DVS_A1.0, whole genome shotgun sequence encodes these proteins:
- the LOC102619376 gene encoding RNA-binding KH domain-containing protein RCF3-like: MSLPLTPSKRPHDDDNHTEPNGKEKSQKLAGDYSENQPSKSFPGGIMFRVLCPVSKIDGVIGKDGEMMSQISQDTGVTIRVEETVSGSDERLVVIEASDNKKETSENLEASIERSENNGREEASVADESDNKKEDSVNEGSVLMDGLNSEKETSKVQKALLLVFERMVEVEPETEVADQENTKSSKFVLRLLVLSTQVGCLLGKGGCVIKQMSAESGAQIRFVPRDKLPTCALASDEVVQITGEVDTVRKALKLISHQLLDNSPRDHESIPGNSIGPSHPLPDHSVSSQGAPYATGHRDVADIHLPMPPSIPKFHESGVLDRPKPSPEILTFRLLCHDERVGGVIGKGGAIIRSLKQETGCDIKVMEAVSGTEDRLIVISGPAHPDDRISAPQDAVLRVQTRIARAIPDNREQTVMTRLLVASNQIGCLLGKGGSIIAEMRKLSGAYIRILGKDQIPKCASENEEVVLINGEFEAVQEALFQITTRLRHHFFRDAFPSINRPLNPTFLDQVSPFPSFIGRRELSPPGMYSNFGPSFHKFDAVGGPPPPGSFHPHDDHSAFMHHIHRPGMPPHMPDMKPWGPQGLMEVGGPMGFPDFVGPPHRRVPGFGGASQPAIITSTTVEVVVPRSLVPIIQGEDGACLKQIRQISDAKITITDPKPGATETVIIISGTPEQTHAAQSLIQAFVMSETETT; this comes from the exons ATGTCTTTGCCCTTGACTCCCTCCAAAAGACCGCATGATGATGACAACCATACGGAACCAAATGGGAAAGAAAAGTCGCAAAAGTTGGCAGGTGACTATTCAGAGAACCAGCCCTCAAAATCCTTTCCTGGTGGCATTATGTTTCGTGTTCTCTGTCCAGTTTCCAAAATAGATGGCGTTATTGGGAAAGATGGCGAAATGATGTCACAAATTTCTCAAGATACTGGTGTCACAATCAGAGTTGAGGAGACTGTTTCTGGTTCTGATGAGAGATTGGTTGTCATTGAAGCTTCTGATAATAAGAAGGAAACTTCTGAGAATCTTGAAGCTAGTATTGAGCGGAGCGAGAATAATGGCAGAGAAGAGGCCAGTGTGGCCGATGAGAGTGATAATAAGAAGGAAGATAGTGTCAATGAGGGATCTGTTCTCATGGATGGGTTAAATTCTGAAAAGGAAACTTCAAAGGTGCAGAAGGCTTTGTTACTTGTTTTCGAAAGAATGGTTGAAGTGGAGCCAGAAACAGAGGTAGCAGATCAGGAGAATACTAAGTCATCAAAGTTTGTTTTGAGGTTACTTGTACTTTCCACCCAAGTTGGCTGCCTTTTGGGAAAGGGTGGCTGCGTAATCAAGCAAATGTCAGCTGAAAGTGGGGCACAGATTCGGTTTGTTCCTAGAGATAAACTTCCTACATGTGCATTGGCCTCCGATGAAGTTGTTCAG ATCACGGGAGAGGTTGACACAGTAAGAAAAgctcttaaattaatttctcatCAACTTTTGGATAATTCACCTAGGGATCATGAATCTATCCCTGGCAACTCAATAGGACCATCACATCCATTGCCAGACCATTCTGTTAGCTCTCAAGGAGCACCTTATGCTACTGGCCATCGTGATGTTGCTGATATTCATTTACCCATGCCGCCTTcgattccaaaatttcatgaaaGTGGTGTCCTTGACCGACCAAAGCCTTCTCCGGAAATTTTGACATTCCGCCTTTTGTGTCATGATGAGCGAGTAGGAGGTGTCATTGGAAAGGGAGGAGCAATTATAAGGTCCCTTAAGCAAGAGACAGGCTGTGATATCAAAGTTATGGAAGCTGTTTCTGGTACAGAGGACCGCCTCATTGTCATATCTGGTCCAGCA CACCCAGATGATAGGATATCAGCTCCACAAGATGCTGTTCTTCGAGTGCAGACCAGGATAGCTAGGGCCATACCTGATAACAGGGAGCAGACTGTGATGACAAGGCTTCTTGTAGCCTCAAACCAAATTGGCTGTCTCCTTGGCAAGGGTGGTTCTATCATTGCTGAGATGAGGAAGTTATCTGGGGCTTATATTCGTATTTTGGGGAAGGATCAGATTCCTAAGTGTGCTTCTGAAAATGAAGAAGTTGTTCTG ATTAATGGAGAATTTGAGGCAGTTCAAGAGGCTCTTTTCCAGATAACAACTAGGTTGCGGCATCATTTTTTCCGCGATGCATTTCCTTCTATTAACCGTCCTTTAAATCCCACCTTTCTGGATCAAGTATCCCCATTCCCATCGTTTATTGGAAGGAGGGAACTCTCACCTCCAGGAATGTATTCTAATTTTGGCCCATCATTTCATAAGTTTGATGCTGTTGGTGGCCCTCCTCCGCCTGGCAGTTTTCACCCCCATGATGATCATTCGGCTTTTATGCATCATATTCATAGACCAGGCATGCCCCCTCATATGCCTGATATGAAACCTTGGGGTCCTCAG GGACTTATGGAAGTTGGTGGCCCAATGGGTTTTCCTGATTTCGTCGGACCCCCTCATAGAAGAGTTCCGGGTTTTGGAGG aGCTAGCCAACCAGCCATTATTACAAGCACTACTGTTGAAGTTGTTGTTCCTCGTTCTCTTGTCCCTATAATTCAAGGAGAAGATGGTGCGTGTCTGAAACAAATTCGTCAG ATTTCTGAtgcaaaaattacaattactGATCCCAAGCCTGGAGCAACAGAAACTGTGATTATTATATCTGGGACACCTGAGCAAACGCACGCTGCGCAGTCTCTTATTCAAGCATTTGTAATGAGTGAGACAGAGACTACTTGA